The Glycine soja cultivar W05 chromosome 3, ASM419377v2, whole genome shotgun sequence genome window below encodes:
- the LOC114407824 gene encoding ras-related protein RABA3-like, with product MNQEMNGVEAERVKVNVHDKIDYVFKVVVIGDSAVGKTQILSRFAKNEFCFDSKSTIGVEFQTRTVTINGKVIKAQIWDTAGQERYRAVTSAYYRGALGAMLVYDISKRQSFDHVARWVDELRAHADSSIVIMLIGNKGDLVDQRVVHAEDAVEFAEDQGLFFSETSALSGENVESAFFKLLEEIHRVISKRSLECGNGKANADNNLATLKGSKIDVISGAELEITDMKKLSSCSC from the exons ATGAATCAGGAAATGAATGGGGTTGAGGCAGAGAGGGTGAAAGTGAATGTGCATGACAAAATAGATTATGTGTTTAAGGTGGTGGTGATAGGGGACTCAGCTGTGGGTAAGACTCAGATACTGTCAAGGTTTGCAAAGAATGAATTCTGCTTTGACTCAAAATCTACCATTGGAGTTGAGTTCCAGACAAGAACTGTCACAATTAATGGCAAAGTCATCAAAGCCCAGATCTGGGATACTGCTGGCCAAGAAAG GTACAGGGCAGTGACAAGTGCATACTACAGAGGGGCATTAGGGGCCATGCTGGTGTACGACATTAGTAAAAGACAGTCGTTTGATCATGTGGCTAGGTGGGTTGACGAACTGAGAGCACACGCCGACAGTTCCATTGTGATCATGCTCATTGGGAACAAAGGTGACCTTGTGGACCAAAGAGTGGTACATGCTGAAGATGCAGTGGAGTTTGCAGAGGATCAGGGCCTCTTCTTCTCTGAGACTTCAGCTCTCAGTGGTGAGAATGTGGAGAGTGCCTTTTTCAAGTTGCTGGAAGAGATCCATAGGGTTATCTCAAAGAGGTCCTTGGAATGTGGTAATGGGAAGGCCAATGCTGACAACAATCTTGCCACTCTTAAAGGgtcaaaaatagatgttatctCAGGTGCTGAATTAGAAATTACTGATATGAAGAAGTTGTCTTCATGTTCTTGTTAA
- the LOC114407825 gene encoding AAA-ATPase At2g46620-like, whose translation MILFSFTSIVLIAFGATLFQTGHAKKLWRRIEDWFHVYQFFKVPELNDTTQHNHLYRKVSLYLHSLPSIEDSDFANLITGKKQNDIVLCLGPNQTIEDHFLGATLFWFNQTGTFLLKIRKVDKRRILRPYLQHIHAVADEIDQRGKRDLLLFMNIADDYRRWRSVPFTHPSTFDTVAMEPDLKSKVKSDLESFLRAKQYYHRLGRVWKRSFLLYGPSGTGKSSFVAAMANFLSYDVYDIDLCKISSDSDLKSLLLQTTPKSVVVIEDLDRFLAEKTARISASGILNFMDALLTSCCAEERVMVFTMNTKEHVDPNLLRPGRVDVHIHFPLCDFSAFKTLASSYLGVKEHKLFPQVQEIFQNGASLSPAEIGELMIANRNSPSRAIKSVITALQTDGDGRGCGLIGRQTEDDEMDEPDGVVCGETFNTVKDLRKLYGFFSFRVTRRSSSSNASLPPASPLEKE comes from the coding sequence ATGATTCTTTTCAGTTTCACCTCCATCGTTTTAATCGCGTTTGGGGCGACGCTGTTCCAGACGGGGCATGCGAAGAAGCTATGGAGAAGAATCGAAGACTGGTTCCACGTGTACCAGTTCTTCAAAGTCCCAGAACTCAACGACACGACGCAGCACAACCACCTATACAGGAAGGTCTCCCTCTACTTACATTCCCTACCTTCCATCGAAGACTCTGACTTCGCCAACCTCATCACTGGCAAGAAGCAAAACGACATCGTCCTCTGCCTCGGCCCAAACCAAACTATCGAGGACCATTTTCTCGGAGCCACACTCTTCTGGTTCAACCAAACCGGAACCTTTCTTCTCAAGATCAGAAAGGTGGACAAGCGGAGAATCCTCCGTCCTTACCTTCAGCACATTCACGCCGTCGCCGACGAAATCGACCAGCGAGGGAAGCGCGACTTGCTTCTCTTCATGAACATCGCCGACGACTACCGACGCTGGAGATCCGTTCCGTTCACGCATCCTTCCACGTTCGACACCGTCGCCATGGAGCCGGATCTCAAAAGCAAAGTTAAATCCGATCTCGAATCGTTCCTCAGAGCGAAGCAGTACTACCACCGCCTCGGCCGCGTCTGGAAACGGAGCTTCCTCCTCTACGGTCCCTCCGGCACCGGAAAATCGAGCTTCGTCGCCGCCATGGCCAATTTCCTCTCCTACGACGTCTACGACATCGACCTCTGCAAAATCTCCAGCGATTCGGATCTGAAATCGCTCCTCCTGCAAACGACGCCGAAGTCGGTGGTGGTGATCGAGGACCTGGACCGGTTCCTCGCGGAGAAAACGGCAAGAATAAGCGCGTCGGGGATACTGAACTTCATGGACGCGCTTCTAACCTCGTGTTGCGCTGAAGAGAGGGTTATGGTGTTCACGATGAACACGAAGGAGCATGTTGACCCAAACCTGCTTCGACCGGGTCGGGTCGACGTGCATATTCATTTTCCGCTTTGTGATTTTTCGGCGTTTAAGACGCTTGCGAGTAGTTACCTTGGGGTGAAGGAGCATAAGTTGTTTCCTCAGGTGCAGGAGATTTTTCAAAACGGGGCGAGTTTGAGTCCCGCTGAAATCGGTGAGTTGATGATAGCAAACCGGAACTCACCGAGTCGGGCTATTAAATCGGTTATCACCGCCTTGCAAACGGACGGTGATGGGAGGGGGTGCGGCTTGATCGGACGGCAGACGGAGGACGATGAAATGGATGAACCTGACGGGGTTGTGTGCGGTGAGACTTTCAATACGGTTAAGGATTTGCGGAAACTGTACGGTTTTTTCAGTTTCAGGGTTACTAGAAGATCTTCGTCGTCCAATGCTTCCTTGCCCCCCGCAAGCCCATTGGAAAAAGAATAA
- the LOC114407826 gene encoding uncharacterized protein LOC114407826 codes for MAATLTLLKLPILPNKPLLPRPSTSKLFPLPSIYSKLNIPKDYIVSPNNIDALKPAFLSLSAITFPLLLETKDALAVGGEFGILEGRSFALIHPIVMGSFFLYTLWAGYLGWQWRRVRTIQNDINDLKKQVKPTPVTPDGKPVEEASPSPVELQIQQLTEERKELIKGSYKDRHFNAGSILLGFGVLESIGGGVNTWFRTGKLFPGPHLFAGAAITVLWALAAALVPSMQKGNETARNLHIALNAVNVLLFVWQIPTGIDIVFKVFEFTTWP; via the exons ATGGCCGCCACACTCACTCTTCTAAAGCTTCCAATCCTTCCTAACAAGCCATTACTGCCACGCCCATCAACCTCAAAACTTTTTCCACTTCCTTCCatctattcaaaattaaatatccCAAAAGATTATATTGTTTCTCCTAACAACATCGATGCTCTCAAGCCTGCCTTTCTTTCCCTCTCGGCAATCACATTTCCATTGTTATTAGAAACCAAG GATGCACTTGCTGTTGGTGGAGAGTTTGGGATATTGGAAGGAAGATCATTTGCTCTCATACACCCCATTGTGATGGGTTCTTTTTTCTTGTATACATTGTGGGCAGGGTATTTGGGGTGGCAATGGCGGCGAGTTAGGACTATCCAGAATGATATTAATGACCTCAAGAAACAAGTCAAACCTACCCCAGTCACCCCAGATGGGAAACCAGTGGAAGAAGCATCACCATCACCGGTTGAACTCCAAATACAGCAACTCACAGAG GAAAGGAAAGAGCTGATCAAAGGTTCCTATAAGGATAGACACTTCAATGCAGGATCCATACTTCTAGGATTTGGGGTGCTTGAGTCAATTGGTGGAGGAGTCAACACATGGTTTAGGACAGGAAAGCTTTTTCCCGGTCCACATTTATTTGCAGGAGCAG CTATTACCGTTTTATGGGCACTGGCAGCAGCCCTGGTACCATCAATGCAAAAAGGAAATGAAACAGCCAGAAATCTTCACATCGCGCTGAATGCAGTAAACGTTCTGCTCTTTGTGTGGCAGATTCCCACTGGAATTGACATTGTGTTTAAGGTGTTTGAGTTCACAACATGGCCTTGA
- the LOC114405347 gene encoding uncharacterized protein LOC114405347, producing MANPPPVRPWFRLASIRSSPPPPPPPAPAPAQEPRLPAFRTASAPSSPQIQPTQPAPQPQEHPSSQHNRFSSSSLPTSPENKNITRVPLPSPSHSPNTSPPPSPLALTPSQSRSETMIPDQPEPKTVLVQKTIDPRPKPWHNARHGKHDSVKESESKEKVVHRKLSESEESGMRVITIAGENRGAYMELIQSPKKHDPKYLHKKGNSNINVDGVESEGSSAEEGTVNKKDKNQKGTSSSSFPMSAYMNSNVQCVNNSLLYHASCSHHDPGVRLSLSKKPSGEGFHLKEHADSKHI from the coding sequence ATGGCTAACCCACCCCCAGTTCGTCCATGGTTTCGCTTAGCCTCAATTCGGTCTAGCCCACCCCCACCCCCACCCCCTGCACCTGCCCCTGCCCAAGAGCCACGCCTGCCAGCATTTAGAACTGCTTCAGCACCATCATCACCACAGATTCAGCCAACTCAACCAGCTCCCCAGCCTCAAGAACACCCTTCTTCTCAACATAACAGATTCTCCTCTTCTTCACTCCCTACTTCCCCAGAGAATAAAAACATTACCCGTGTTCCCTTGCCAAGTCCCTCTCACTCTCCAAACACCTCACCTCCCCCCTCTCCTCTCGCCCTCACACCTTCCCAGTCGAGGAGCGAGACCATGATACCCGACCAGCCCGAGCCCAAAACCGTGCTAGTCCAGAAAACCATCGACCCCAGGCCCAAGCCCTGGCACAATGCCCGTCACGGAAAACACGACAGCGTCAAAGAAAGTGAATCCAAGGAGAAGGTTGTTCACCGGAAGCTCTCGGAGTCTGAGGAGTCCGGCATGAGAGTCATAACCATTGCAGGGGAAAACAGAGGAGCGTACATGGAACTCATCCAGTCCCCGAAGAAACACGATCCAAAGTACCTTCACAAGAAGGGGAATTCCAACATCAACGTTGACGGGGTTGAATCCGAGGGTTCGAGTGCCGAGGAAGGGACTGTGAACAAGAAGGATAAGAATCAGAAAGGTACGAGTTCTTCTTCGTTTCCGATGTCTGCGTACATGAACAGCAACGTGCAGTGTGTGAACAACTCGCTGCTGTACCACGCTTCATGCTCCCACCACGACCCCGGAGTGCGCCTCTCTCTTTCCAAGAAACCATCCGGGGAAGGTTTCCATCTCAAGGAACACGCTGATTCCAAACATATATAG
- the LOC114407827 gene encoding cytochrome b5-like, with protein sequence MASNPKPLTFEEVANHNNKKDCWIIINGKVYDITPFLDEHPGGDEVLVTSTGKDATIDFEDVGHSDSAIEMMEKYFVGKVDTSTLPAKVNHSLPQPTQAGGAGNQSSGFVVKILQFLLPFLILGLAFALQYYGKKKHASTS encoded by the exons ATGGCTTCAAATCCCAAACCTTTGACTTTTGAGGAGGTGGCTaatcacaacaacaaaaaggATTGCTGGATTATTATCAATGGAAAg GTGTATGATATCACGCCATTTCTGGATGAGCATCCTGGAGGAGATGAAGTTTTGGTAACGTCAACAG GGAAGGATGCCACCATTGATTTTGAAGATGTGGGCCACAGTGATTCTGCCATAGAAATGATGGAAAAATACTTCGTCGGGAAGGTTGACACTTCCACTCTTCCAGCGAAAGTTAACCATAGTCTGCCACAACCTACACAAGCAGGTGGCGCTGGCAATCAATCTTCTGGATTTGTTGTAAAGATCTTGCAATTCCTGTTGCCATTCTTGATATTGGGCCTTGCCTTTGCCCTGCAGTACTATGGCAAAAAGAAGCATGCTAGCACCTCATGA